The proteins below are encoded in one region of Deinococcus cellulosilyticus NBRC 106333 = KACC 11606:
- a CDS encoding SOS response-associated peptidase — MCGRINGSTDGNFIWEVTYPDPWTFSGELRPSDPYPIIRKRPGTDELEALSARWGLIPSFCKGEEDLKKFKHTFNARSETAHTLPSFRKPFQSQRCLIEISGFYEFELVGKRKMPVLFSSATGGPLILAGLWDYWQSREGLVHSFTILTCTPCPAVAPFHDRMPCVLGRQGAEHWLQNRSISQLQTLLKPCPASWLSVTRSEQRLAVV; from the coding sequence ATGTGCGGACGCATCAATGGCAGCACAGATGGAAACTTCATCTGGGAGGTCACCTACCCGGACCCCTGGACGTTCAGTGGGGAGCTTCGCCCCTCCGATCCCTACCCGATCATCCGCAAGCGTCCTGGAACGGATGAACTGGAAGCTCTCTCTGCAAGGTGGGGGTTGATTCCTTCGTTCTGCAAAGGCGAAGAGGACCTCAAAAAATTCAAGCACACCTTCAACGCCCGCTCCGAGACCGCCCACACCTTGCCGAGTTTCCGCAAACCCTTCCAGTCGCAAAGGTGCCTGATCGAAATCTCAGGTTTTTATGAATTTGAGCTTGTGGGGAAACGCAAAATGCCCGTGCTGTTCAGCAGTGCCACGGGTGGCCCCCTGATTCTGGCGGGCCTGTGGGATTACTGGCAGTCCAGGGAAGGCCTCGTGCACTCCTTCACCATCCTGACCTGCACCCCTTGCCCGGCAGTTGCGCCATTTCATGACCGGATGCCCTGTGTGCTGGGTCGCCAGGGGGCGGAACACTGGCTGCAGAACCGGTCCATCTCCCAGTTGCAGACCCTCCTGAAACCTTGCCCTGCGTCCTGGCTCTCTGTGACCCGATCCGAGCAGAGGCTGGCGGTGGTGTGA
- the lexA gene encoding transcriptional repressor LexA, whose translation MPPRITEIRKKILTCLLKLSQNGPVTAAELARKMEMTPQNIHLHVKALEEMGYLTVHRLTDRTATLTIAEKAEKELGLGALPIAGQIAAGFPLTPSDHTQGFMSRLSDFFDAREGDYLLKVEGTSMTGVGIFPGDMVVVRPTTEIVEGEIAVVLIKSDNLVTLKRWYIEGDQVVLVSENAAMEPMRYRKEDVTLQGQLIGRMGGKPPRKNRHS comes from the coding sequence ATGCCTCCCAGGATCACTGAGATTCGCAAAAAAATCCTCACCTGCTTACTCAAACTCTCCCAGAACGGGCCAGTCACCGCAGCAGAACTGGCCCGCAAAATGGAAATGACCCCCCAAAACATCCACCTGCACGTCAAAGCCCTCGAAGAAATGGGCTACCTCACCGTGCACCGCCTCACCGACCGCACGGCCACCCTCACCATCGCCGAGAAGGCAGAAAAAGAACTCGGCCTGGGTGCCCTCCCCATTGCCGGACAGATCGCCGCAGGCTTCCCCCTCACCCCCAGTGACCACACCCAGGGCTTCATGAGCCGCCTCTCGGACTTCTTTGATGCCCGAGAAGGGGATTACCTCCTCAAAGTCGAGGGCACCAGCATGACCGGCGTAGGCATCTTCCCTGGAGACATGGTGGTGGTGCGGCCCACCACGGAAATCGTGGAAGGAGAAATTGCGGTGGTGCTGATCAAAAGCGACAACCTGGTCACTTTGAAGCGCTGGTACATCGAAGGAGACCAGGTGGTGCTGGTCAGCGAGAATGCGGCCATGGAACCCATGCGTTACCGCAAGGAAGACGTGACCCTGCAGGGGCAACTCATTGGCCGCATGGGCGGCAAACCCCCCAGAAAAAACCGCCACAGTTGA